A single genomic interval of Fusobacterium varium harbors:
- the eutM gene encoding ethanolamine utilization microcompartment protein EutM: protein MATLNALGMIETRGLVAAIEAADAMVKAANVTLVGKEMVGGGLVSVLVRGDVGAVKAATDAGAAAADRIGELISVHVIPRPHSEVEIILPKTEK from the coding sequence ATGGCAACATTAAACGCATTAGGAATGATAGAAACTAGAGGACTTGTAGCAGCAATTGAGGCAGCAGATGCAATGGTTAAAGCAGCAAATGTAACATTAGTAGGAAAAGAAATGGTTGGAGGAGGACTTGTAAGTGTCCTTGTAAGAGGAGATGTAGGAGCAGTTAAGGCAGCAACTGATGCAGGAGCAGCAGCAGCAGATAGAATAGGAGAATTAATTTCTGTTCATGTAATTCCAAGACCTCACTCAGAAGTAGAAATTATATTACCAAAAACTGAAAAATAA
- a CDS encoding ethanolamine utilization protein, which translates to MVLTEEKLKNLYKKEEFKQFILKKGTIMTPSARQFLIDKGIEILKDGAVVTNSKKAEVEEKKEIVEKIIEKPITPKYIGLAGESYFEKPEHMTQISGNILVNKTHERIIFRGKLDSLQAKWLVLQKEFESCENEKLNKDMESVTTFIKKMVLAEVLDIEFEEIKVLGESLDKIKEISHNPKKFFGMGHLFDISVKNSFIVLKLNEMRSISREAEISGVTAFSSERGIVEKREMLKALNRLSSVIYVMMLKGEKGEYGDR; encoded by the coding sequence ATGGTTTTAACAGAGGAGAAATTAAAAAATCTGTATAAAAAAGAAGAATTTAAACAGTTTATTCTTAAAAAAGGAACTATAATGACTCCATCAGCTAGACAATTTCTTATAGATAAAGGAATAGAAATATTAAAAGATGGAGCTGTAGTAACAAATTCGAAGAAAGCTGAAGTAGAAGAAAAGAAAGAAATAGTAGAAAAAATAATTGAAAAACCAATAACTCCTAAATATATAGGACTTGCAGGAGAAAGTTATTTTGAAAAACCTGAACATATGACACAGATATCAGGAAACATTTTGGTTAATAAAACTCATGAAAGAATAATATTCAGAGGGAAATTAGACAGTCTTCAAGCAAAATGGTTAGTTTTACAAAAAGAGTTTGAAAGTTGTGAGAATGAAAAACTTAATAAAGATATGGAAAGTGTAACAACTTTTATAAAAAAAATGGTATTGGCTGAAGTACTTGATATAGAATTTGAAGAAATAAAAGTTTTAGGAGAAAGTTTAGATAAAATAAAAGAGATATCACATAATCCTAAAAAGTTTTTTGGAATGGGACATCTTTTTGATATATCAGTAAAAAATAGTTTCATTGTTTTAAAACTTAATGAGATGAGAAGTATATCAAGAGAAGCAGAAATATCAGGAGTAACTGCATTTTCAAGCGAAAGAGGAATAGTTGAGAAGAGAGAGATGTTAAAAGCACTTAATAGATTGAGTAGTGTAATATATGTAATGATGTTGAAAGGAGAAAAAGGGGAATATGGAGATAGATAA
- a CDS encoding EutN/CcmL family microcompartment protein: MIIGKVIGSVWSTRKADNLGGLKFMIVELNDKTSLVACDGVGAGVGDKVLITCGSSARKLMDLEDAPVDAAIIGIIDEGEGE; the protein is encoded by the coding sequence ATGATAATAGGAAAAGTTATTGGAAGTGTATGGTCTACAAGAAAAGCAGATAATCTAGGTGGGTTAAAATTTATGATAGTTGAATTAAACGATAAAACTTCCCTAGTAGCTTGTGATGGTGTTGGAGCAGGAGTAGGAGATAAAGTTCTTATTACATGTGGTAGTTCAGCAAGAAAATTAATGGATTTGGAAGATGCTCCTGTTGATGCTGCAATAATTGGAATAATAGATGAGGGAGAAGGTGAATAA
- a CDS encoding DUF861 domain-containing protein yields the protein MNQALLEELIRKVIETEMGNKEIPEYKFMDKSGVGVVKLNKMTKRDRMDTGNPNDEVYTTDLFTLEEGPRIGAGLMEMIKTTFDWTLTYDEIDYIIEGKLDIIIDGRKVSGEAGDVILIPKGSKIQFSAPDYAKFIYVVYPANWQEQK from the coding sequence ATAAATCAAGCTTTGTTAGAAGAATTAATAAGAAAAGTAATTGAAACAGAAATGGGAAATAAAGAAATACCTGAATATAAATTTATGGATAAAAGTGGAGTAGGAGTAGTAAAACTAAATAAGATGACTAAACGTGATAGAATGGATACAGGAAATCCTAATGATGAAGTTTATACTACTGATCTTTTTACACTTGAAGAAGGGCCAAGAATTGGTGCAGGTCTTATGGAAATGATAAAAACTACATTTGATTGGACTCTTACTTATGATGAAATAGATTATATTATTGAAGGAAAATTAGATATAATAATAGATGGAAGAAAAGTTTCAGGTGAAGCTGGAGATGTAATCTTAATACCAAAAGGATCAAAAATACAATTTAGTGCCCCTGATTATGCTAAATTTATTTATGTAGTATATCCAGCAAATTGGCAAGAACAAAAATAG
- the eutH gene encoding ethanolamine utilization protein EutH, with product MGINEIIIYIMVLFMVIGAIDRCLGNKFGYGQQFEEGFMAMGSLALAMVGVVSLAPVLANILRPVVSPIYTMLGADPAMFAGTLLACDMGGYPLGMELASTEAAGKFSGLILGSMMGATIVFTIPVSLGIIEEKDREYLAKGVLAGIITIPLGCLAGGLVAGYSFSMIIANLIPIIIVAALISLGLWKIPEKMTKGFTVFGQGVVIVITLGLAAIVIETLTGIVVIPGMAPISDGISTVGAIAITLAGAFPLVHFITKVFNKPLLKLGGLLGMNDKAAAGLIATLANNIPMFGLMKDMDTRGKIINVAFAVSGAFVFGDHLGFIAGVDKSMIFPMVVGKLVGGISAVILAIIMFGKVSEKNK from the coding sequence ATGGGGATTAATGAAATTATCATCTACATAATGGTATTATTTATGGTAATTGGGGCTATTGATAGATGCCTTGGAAACAAATTTGGATATGGACAACAATTTGAAGAAGGATTTATGGCTATGGGTTCTCTTGCACTTGCAATGGTAGGAGTAGTTTCACTTGCTCCAGTTCTAGCAAATATTTTAAGACCAGTAGTTTCTCCAATATATACTATGTTAGGGGCAGACCCAGCAATGTTTGCAGGAACACTTCTTGCATGTGATATGGGAGGATATCCTCTTGGAATGGAACTTGCTAGTACAGAAGCAGCTGGAAAATTTTCAGGACTTATTCTTGGATCTATGATGGGAGCAACAATAGTATTTACTATTCCAGTATCATTAGGAATTATCGAAGAAAAAGATAGAGAATATTTAGCTAAAGGAGTTCTAGCAGGAATTATTACTATACCTCTTGGATGTTTAGCAGGAGGATTAGTAGCTGGTTATAGTTTTTCCATGATAATTGCAAATTTAATTCCTATTATTATTGTGGCAGCTCTTATTTCTTTAGGATTATGGAAAATACCTGAAAAAATGACAAAAGGTTTTACTGTGTTTGGACAAGGAGTAGTTATTGTAATAACTCTTGGACTTGCAGCAATTGTAATTGAAACTTTAACAGGAATAGTAGTTATTCCAGGTATGGCACCTATATCTGATGGTATTTCTACAGTAGGGGCGATTGCTATAACTCTTGCGGGAGCATTTCCGTTAGTTCATTTTATAACAAAAGTATTTAATAAGCCTTTATTAAAACTTGGTGGACTTCTTGGAATGAATGATAAAGCAGCAGCTGGACTTATTGCGACTCTAGCAAATAATATTCCAATGTTTGGTCTTATGAAAGATATGGATACTAGAGGAAAAATTATAAATGTAGCTTTTGCAGTAAGTGGAGCATTTGTATTTGGAGACCACTTAGGATTTATTGCTGGTGTTGATAAAAGTATGATATTTCCTATGGTAGTTGGAAAACTTGTTGGAGGAATTTCAGCAGTAATTTTAGCTATAATAATGTTTGGAAAAGTATCTGAAAAAAATAAATAG
- the eutC gene encoding ethanolamine ammonia-lyase subunit EutC produces MVSERELKDIISQVLREMGTEGKIEEKIAEKVEERVAESDLVDITKIDFREVIDVKNPANEAELLKYKRKTPARVGIGRAGCRYRTNTMLRFRADHASAVDAVYTDVSEDFLKANNLFTVKTRCNSKDEYITRPDLGRRLDEESVAILKEKVKKSPKVQVFVADGLSSTAIEKNIEDTLPALLNGLKSYGIETGTPFFLKYGRVGAADEVSEIVDAEVTCVLIGERPGLATAESMSAYITYRGYIGIAEAKRTVVSNIHKNGTPAAEAGAHIAHIIKKILEAKASGQDLKL; encoded by the coding sequence ATGGTTTCTGAAAGAGAATTAAAAGATATAATTTCTCAAGTTCTTAGAGAAATGGGAACAGAAGGGAAAATAGAAGAGAAGATAGCAGAAAAAGTAGAAGAAAGAGTAGCAGAAAGTGATTTAGTAGATATTACTAAAATTGATTTTAGAGAAGTAATTGATGTAAAAAATCCTGCAAATGAAGCTGAACTTCTAAAGTATAAAAGAAAAACTCCAGCAAGAGTTGGAATTGGAAGAGCTGGTTGTAGATATAGAACTAATACAATGTTAAGATTTAGAGCCGATCATGCTTCAGCAGTTGATGCTGTGTATACAGATGTATCGGAAGATTTCTTAAAAGCAAATAATCTTTTTACAGTAAAAACAAGATGTAATTCAAAAGATGAATATATAACAAGACCTGATTTAGGAAGAAGACTTGATGAAGAATCAGTAGCTATTCTTAAAGAAAAAGTAAAAAAATCTCCTAAAGTACAAGTATTTGTAGCAGATGGACTAAGTTCTACAGCAATTGAAAAAAATATTGAAGATACACTTCCAGCACTTCTTAATGGATTAAAATCTTATGGTATAGAAACAGGAACACCATTCTTCTTAAAATATGGAAGAGTAGGAGCAGCCGATGAAGTATCAGAAATAGTAGATGCAGAAGTAACTTGTGTACTTATTGGAGAGAGACCAGGACTTGCAACAGCTGAAAGTATGAGTGCATATATAACATATAGAGGGTATATTGGAATTGCAGAAGCAAAAAGAACAGTAGTATCAAATATTCATAAAAATGGAACACCAGCAGCAGAAGCAGGAGCACATATAGCTCATATTATTAAGAAAATATTAGAAGCTAAAGCAAGTGGACAAGATTTAAAACTTTAA
- a CDS encoding BMC domain-containing protein, which produces MKALGMIETIGLVGAIEAVDTALKTADVDIVNKHIVKGGIVTVELTGDVGAIKVAVEAGAEAAKKLGVFVSSHVIARPDDMVSKMIEENSVIYCENESKEIEVTEEKTLEIKNIKEENIPEQIKEENGSVTTEEKKNEIIPEVVEKE; this is translated from the coding sequence ATGAAGGCTTTAGGAATGATAGAAACTATTGGATTAGTAGGAGCTATTGAAGCAGTTGATACAGCCCTAAAGACAGCAGATGTAGATATAGTAAATAAACACATTGTAAAAGGTGGTATTGTTACTGTTGAACTGACTGGAGATGTGGGAGCTATAAAAGTTGCTGTGGAGGCTGGAGCAGAAGCTGCTAAAAAGCTAGGAGTTTTTGTCAGTAGCCATGTAATAGCAAGACCTGATGATATGGTTTCTAAGATGATAGAAGAAAATAGTGTAATCTATTGCGAGAATGAATCAAAGGAAATAGAAGTAACAGAAGAAAAAACTTTAGAAATTAAAAATATTAAAGAAGAGAATATCCCTGAACAAATAAAAGAAGAAAATGGAAGTGTAACTACTGAGGAAAAAAAAAACGAAATAATACCAGAAGTAGTAGAAAAAGAATAA
- a CDS encoding ethanolamine ammonia-lyase subunit EutB: MRLETRLFGQNYKFSSLKEVMAKANEQKSGDELAGIAARSTKERVAAKEVLSQIQLRDLKENPAVPYEEDEVTRIIIDSLNLKVYDEIKEWTVGELREWILSDEVGDREIQWIRRGLTSEMIAAVTKLMSNLDLIRAAKKIIVKAHCNTTIGGEGVLAARVQPNHTTDDPDGIMISLLEGLSYGVGDAVIGLNPVDDTVDSVIRVLERFHEIKEKYQIPTQTCVLAHVTTQMEAIRRGAPSDLIFQSIAGSEKGNEAFGITGAMIEEARQLALTQGTAAGPNVMYFETGQGSELSSDAHNGADQVTMEARCYGFAKKFSPFIVNTVVGFIGPEYLYDSKQVIRAGLEDHFMGKLHGLPMGVDVCYTNHMKADQNDIENLAVLLTAAGCNYFMGVPAGDDIMLNYQTTGYHDIQTLRETLGVKPIKEFDEWLEKMGFRKNGRLTEKAGDASVFLK, translated from the coding sequence ATGAGATTAGAAACAAGACTTTTTGGTCAAAATTACAAATTCAGTTCTCTGAAAGAAGTTATGGCCAAAGCAAATGAACAAAAGTCTGGAGATGAACTTGCAGGAATTGCAGCAAGATCAACAAAGGAGAGAGTAGCAGCAAAAGAAGTTCTTTCACAAATTCAATTGAGAGATCTAAAAGAAAATCCAGCAGTACCTTATGAAGAAGATGAGGTAACAAGAATAATCATTGATAGTCTAAATCTTAAAGTTTATGATGAGATTAAAGAATGGACTGTAGGAGAACTTAGAGAATGGATATTAAGTGATGAAGTAGGAGACAGAGAAATCCAATGGATAAGAAGAGGACTTACTTCTGAAATGATTGCAGCTGTTACAAAACTTATGTCAAACTTAGATTTAATTAGAGCAGCTAAAAAAATAATTGTTAAAGCACATTGTAACACAACAATAGGAGGAGAAGGTGTTTTAGCAGCAAGGGTTCAACCAAACCATACAACTGATGATCCAGATGGAATTATGATTTCACTTTTAGAAGGACTTAGTTATGGAGTTGGAGATGCTGTTATTGGACTAAATCCAGTTGATGATACAGTTGATAGTGTAATAAGAGTTCTTGAAAGATTCCATGAAATTAAAGAAAAATATCAAATTCCTACACAAACTTGTGTTCTTGCTCACGTAACAACACAAATGGAAGCTATTAGAAGAGGAGCACCTAGTGATTTAATTTTCCAAAGTATAGCAGGATCAGAAAAAGGAAATGAAGCTTTTGGAATAACAGGAGCGATGATAGAAGAGGCAAGACAACTTGCACTTACTCAAGGAACAGCAGCAGGGCCAAATGTAATGTATTTTGAAACTGGGCAAGGATCAGAACTTTCTTCAGATGCACATAATGGAGCAGACCAAGTAACAATGGAAGCAAGATGTTATGGATTTGCTAAGAAATTCTCTCCATTTATTGTAAATACAGTTGTTGGATTTATAGGGCCAGAATATTTATATGATAGCAAACAAGTAATAAGAGCAGGACTAGAAGATCATTTTATGGGAAAACTTCATGGATTACCAATGGGAGTTGACGTTTGTTACACTAACCATATGAAAGCAGACCAAAATGATATTGAAAATCTAGCAGTATTACTAACAGCAGCAGGATGTAATTACTTCATGGGAGTTCCAGCTGGTGACGATATTATGCTTAACTATCAAACTACAGGATATCATGACATTCAAACATTAAGAGAAACTTTAGGGGTAAAACCTATAAAAGAGTTTGATGAATGGCTTGAAAAAATGGGATTCAGAAAAAATGGAAGATTGACAGAAAAAGCAGGAGATGCATCAGTATTTTTGAAATAG
- the eutL gene encoding ethanolamine utilization microcompartment protein EutL, translated as MTNDALRPSVLGVKLIPNVDDKMAEELNLPAGYKSIGIVTADCDDVTYTALDQATKMAEVTVVYGKSFYGGAANANTKLAGEVIGIIAGPTPAEVKSGLNAIVDFIENEATFYSANEDDTIAYYAHCVSRTGSYLSKTAGIEEGEALAYLIAPPIEAMYALDAALKAADVKLTAFFGPPSETNFGGGLLTGSQSACKAACEAFADAVKFVAQNPTKY; from the coding sequence ATGACTAATGACGCTTTAAGACCAAGTGTATTAGGAGTAAAACTTATTCCTAATGTAGATGATAAAATGGCAGAAGAGTTAAATCTTCCAGCAGGATATAAAAGTATAGGAATAGTAACAGCTGATTGTGATGATGTAACATATACAGCTCTAGATCAAGCTACTAAAATGGCAGAAGTAACAGTAGTATATGGAAAATCATTCTATGGAGGAGCTGCTAATGCAAATACAAAACTTGCAGGAGAAGTAATCGGAATAATAGCAGGTCCTACACCAGCAGAGGTAAAAAGTGGATTAAATGCAATAGTTGACTTTATAGAAAATGAAGCTACTTTTTATAGTGCTAATGAAGATGATACAATAGCATACTATGCACATTGTGTATCAAGAACAGGAAGTTATCTTTCTAAGACAGCAGGAATAGAAGAGGGAGAAGCCTTAGCTTACCTTATAGCACCTCCTATTGAAGCTATGTATGCATTAGATGCCGCATTAAAAGCAGCAGATGTAAAATTGACAGCATTCTTTGGACCACCTTCTGAAACAAACTTTGGAGGAGGGCTTTTAACAGGAAGTCAATCAGCTTGTAAAGCGGCTTGTGAAGCTTTTGCAGATGCTGTAAAATTCGTAGCTCAAAATCCTACAAAATATTAA
- a CDS encoding acetaldehyde dehydrogenase (acetylating), protein MDKDLLSIQQVRDLIKAAKTAQKEYSTFTQEKVDKIIEAMSMEVRKHSEELAKMANEETGFGKWQDKVIKNKFASEIVYDSIKDMKTIGILKEEDSLLSVAVPVGVIAGLIPSTNPTSTTIYKTLISLKAGNAIVVSPHPNAKNCIIKTVEILKRAAYNAGAPEGLIGVIDIPTMEATAELMKHKDTALILATGGEAMVRAAYSSGTPAIGVGPGNGPAYIEKSADVKKAVKRIMDSKTFDNGVICASEQSVIVEPSNEQAVREEFKRQGGYFLTPEQSEKLGKFILRSNGTMNPLIVGKDAQTLANLAGIKVPSDARVLISEQSTVSKSNPYSREKLTTILAFYVAENCEKACERAIELLMNEGKGHTMIIHTENKELVKEFALKKPVSRLLINTPGSLGGIGGSTKLAPALTLGCGAVGGSSTSDNITPMNLLNIKKVGWGIKELEDFKPECKTVGSLEGMSIEDLVKKVLAEISKR, encoded by the coding sequence ATGGATAAAGATTTGTTATCAATTCAACAAGTTAGAGATTTAATAAAAGCAGCTAAAACAGCTCAAAAAGAATATTCAACTTTTACTCAAGAAAAAGTTGATAAGATAATAGAAGCTATGTCTATGGAAGTAAGAAAGCATAGTGAAGAATTAGCAAAAATGGCTAATGAAGAAACAGGATTTGGAAAATGGCAAGATAAGGTTATAAAAAATAAATTTGCTTCTGAAATTGTTTATGATTCAATCAAAGATATGAAAACTATAGGAATTCTTAAAGAAGAGGATTCACTTTTAAGTGTAGCTGTACCAGTAGGAGTAATAGCAGGACTTATTCCATCAACTAACCCTACATCAACAACAATTTATAAAACTCTTATATCTTTAAAAGCAGGAAATGCAATAGTAGTTAGTCCTCATCCAAATGCTAAAAATTGTATTATAAAAACAGTTGAAATATTAAAAAGAGCAGCTTATAATGCAGGAGCACCAGAAGGATTAATAGGAGTAATTGATATCCCTACTATGGAAGCAACAGCAGAACTTATGAAGCATAAAGATACTGCACTTATACTTGCTACTGGTGGAGAGGCTATGGTAAGAGCAGCTTATAGTTCAGGAACTCCAGCTATAGGAGTTGGACCTGGAAATGGACCTGCATACATAGAAAAAAGTGCTGATGTAAAAAAAGCAGTAAAAAGAATAATGGATAGTAAAACATTTGATAATGGAGTTATCTGTGCTTCTGAACAATCAGTAATAGTAGAACCATCAAATGAGCAAGCAGTAAGAGAAGAATTCAAAAGACAAGGAGGATATTTCCTTACTCCAGAACAATCTGAAAAATTAGGAAAATTTATTCTAAGATCTAATGGGACTATGAATCCTTTAATAGTAGGAAAAGATGCACAAACTTTAGCAAACTTAGCTGGAATAAAAGTTCCATCAGATGCAAGAGTTCTTATTTCTGAACAATCAACAGTTTCTAAAAGTAACCCTTATTCTAGAGAAAAGCTTACAACAATTCTTGCCTTTTATGTAGCAGAAAATTGTGAAAAAGCTTGTGAAAGAGCTATTGAACTTTTAATGAATGAAGGAAAAGGACATACAATGATTATTCATACAGAAAATAAAGAATTAGTAAAAGAATTTGCACTTAAAAAGCCTGTTTCAAGACTTTTAATTAATACTCCAGGATCACTAGGAGGAATAGGGGGAAGTACAAAACTTGCTCCAGCACTAACTTTAGGTTGTGGAGCAGTAGGAGGAAGTTCAACTTCTGATAATATTACTCCAATGAATTTATTAAATATTAAAAAAGTAGGTTGGGGAATAAAAGAACTAGAAGACTTCAAACCAGAATGTAAAACAGTTGGTTCTTTAGAGGGAATGAGCATAGAGGATTTAGTAAAAAAAGTTCTTGCTGAAATCTCTAAAAGATAG
- a CDS encoding iron-containing alcohol dehydrogenase, with the protein MKTFGIKPDIKAGEDSLSFLKTLPYKKYFIVTDDMMVQLKLTDKIIENLNSDCKIKIFSKVEPNPTVDIVQKGIVDFITFEPECVIALGGGSPIDACKGILYFGDKIFNLLGKENKRLFIAIPTTSGTGSEVTSYSVITNGSSKIALADDKMLPNIAILNPEFMKTLPKKVVADTGMDVLTHALEAYVSKNSNPITDAMAMEAMKIIFENLFDHYKDRSILEPREKVQYASCMAGAAFNNSSLGINHSIAHSIGAKFHIPHGRANAILLPYIIEVNSNADIRYAKVAHALGLPASSAAEGKCALKTWIEIMKEKMGIQKSLKEYGVDFEEFRKLIPDILIDIKKDICTTYNPNQLSDEEYIRLLLKVYYGE; encoded by the coding sequence ATGAAAACATTTGGAATAAAACCTGATATAAAAGCAGGAGAAGACTCACTTTCTTTTTTGAAAACACTTCCATATAAAAAATATTTTATTGTAACTGATGATATGATGGTTCAATTAAAACTTACTGATAAAATTATTGAAAATCTTAATTCAGATTGTAAAATAAAAATATTTAGTAAAGTAGAACCAAATCCAACTGTTGATATAGTACAAAAGGGAATAGTTGACTTTATAACTTTTGAACCTGAGTGTGTAATAGCACTAGGAGGAGGATCTCCTATAGATGCTTGTAAGGGTATTCTATATTTTGGGGATAAGATTTTTAATCTTCTTGGAAAAGAAAATAAAAGATTATTTATAGCTATACCTACTACCAGTGGAACAGGATCAGAAGTAACTTCATATAGTGTTATTACAAATGGAAGTAGCAAAATAGCTTTAGCTGATGACAAAATGCTTCCTAATATAGCAATATTAAATCCAGAATTTATGAAAACACTTCCTAAAAAAGTAGTAGCAGATACAGGAATGGATGTATTAACACATGCTTTAGAAGCATATGTTTCAAAAAACTCTAATCCAATTACAGATGCTATGGCTATGGAAGCTATGAAAATAATATTTGAAAATCTTTTTGATCACTATAAAGATAGAAGCATATTAGAACCTAGAGAGAAAGTACAATATGCCTCATGCATGGCAGGAGCAGCATTCAATAATTCCTCTCTTGGAATAAATCATAGTATAGCCCATAGTATAGGAGCTAAATTTCATATTCCTCATGGACGTGCAAATGCTATTCTTCTTCCATATATAATAGAAGTAAATAGTAATGCTGATATACGTTATGCAAAAGTAGCACATGCATTAGGTTTACCTGCATCTTCAGCTGCTGAGGGAAAATGTGCATTAAAAACTTGGATTGAAATAATGAAGGAAAAAATGGGAATTCAAAAATCTCTTAAAGAATACGGAGTAGATTTTGAAGAATTTAGAAAACTTATTCCTGATATATTGATTGACATAAAAAAGGATATTTGTACAACATATAATCCTAACCAACTTTCTGATGAAGAATATATAAGATTACTATTAAAAGTATATTATGGTGAATAA
- a CDS encoding phosphate propanoyltransferase → MEIDKIVELVKKQLENYEKKRIPIEASGRHIHLSEKDSETLFGKGYNFTPVKELSQPGQFACKERVRLVGPKGVIEGVVILGPTREKTQVEISLTDARILGVKGIIRISGDISDTPGIIVTNQDKVLNLSEGVIVARNHIHMTPEDAITMNVKDKQLVKVKVFSKRPLIFEDVLIRVTDKSKFAMHIDYDEANACLLEKDSYGVIYE, encoded by the coding sequence ATGGAGATAGATAAAATTGTAGAATTAGTAAAAAAACAACTAGAGAATTATGAGAAGAAAAGAATCCCTATTGAAGCTTCTGGAAGACATATACATCTATCAGAAAAAGATTCAGAAACTCTTTTTGGAAAAGGTTATAATTTCACTCCAGTAAAAGAACTATCTCAACCAGGGCAATTTGCTTGTAAAGAAAGAGTAAGATTAGTAGGTCCTAAAGGTGTGATAGAAGGAGTAGTAATTCTTGGACCTACAAGAGAAAAAACACAAGTTGAAATTTCTTTAACAGATGCGAGAATATTAGGTGTAAAAGGGATAATCAGAATATCAGGAGATATTAGTGATACACCAGGAATAATTGTAACAAATCAAGATAAAGTATTGAATCTTTCTGAAGGTGTAATAGTAGCTAGAAACCATATACATATGACACCAGAAGATGCTATTACTATGAATGTAAAAGATAAGCAATTAGTAAAAGTAAAAGTTTTTTCAAAGAGACCTTTAATATTTGAAGATGTATTAATAAGAGTTACAGATAAATCAAAATTTGCAATGCATATAGACTATGATGAAGCCAATGCCTGTCTTTTAGAAAAAGATTCATATGGGGTAATTTATGAGTGA
- a CDS encoding BMC domain-containing protein, with protein MKTIGVVEFNNIPNGIKNLDLVLKKSDVKIYKAGVTCPGKYYFIIYGDNEDVKSAFEEVTCEAKFEIISGVSNKVIEILERRNKKDLGSSMGIIEFFTISESVKALDMILKGNTVETLKLILGNGIAGKSYFVITGDTSSVTEAINSVDEKIRYREKSLINNPSENITKFI; from the coding sequence ATGAAAACAATAGGAGTAGTAGAATTCAATAATATTCCGAATGGGATTAAAAATCTTGATTTAGTTTTAAAAAAATCGGATGTAAAAATATATAAAGCTGGAGTTACATGTCCAGGAAAATATTATTTTATTATCTATGGAGATAATGAAGATGTAAAGAGTGCCTTTGAAGAAGTAACTTGTGAGGCAAAATTTGAGATTATTTCTGGTGTTTCTAACAAGGTAATAGAAATATTAGAAAGAAGAAATAAAAAAGATTTAGGTAGTTCTATGGGAATAATAGAATTTTTTACGATATCTGAAAGTGTAAAGGCACTAGATATGATTTTAAAAGGCAACACAGTAGAAACTTTAAAATTGATACTAGGGAATGGAATAGCAGGAAAAAGCTATTTTGTAATTACTGGAGATACTAGTTCAGTGACAGAAGCTATAAATTCTGTAGATGAAAAAATTAGATATAGAGAGAAATCTCTTATAAATAATCCAAGTGAGAATATAACTAAATTTATTTGA